One uncultured Caproiciproducens sp. DNA segment encodes these proteins:
- a CDS encoding WS/DGAT domain-containing protein codes for MVDKRNISFQAEAWDILQYLFKVKKINDHMLHFAAEFSGKIDVEQLKTAVNLSADVFPLIACRFTESESRPLWKDGSYTAKEIVTCSETDETDKRVNDFICTEIDAFVGPQVKLQVIRNGDNDTLVVLMNHMLCDAAGFKDYLYLLSDIYSNLEENPDYCAQTSGSRRICQVFKAFSMYDKLKVISSKNNMSIHDPAAFELIGDLKNPFIEQRKIPHDMFCQLKTYVKKHNATVNDLFLSAYIRSLYKKFGYAVTIPCTVDLRKYLVSHKAEGICNLCTNLSCNIGQEIGAAFDQTLDKVKQAMNREKSSTSCLKSITLLEKVFDILPYKMAKKIVDKSFSNAPIAFTNIGVLEKSRLTFGRSKIAEAYMTGSIKYAPYFQLAVSTFDDEATLSVNLYGTQSDRNKVSLFLDGIVHELQIIV; via the coding sequence ATGGTAGATAAGCGCAATATCAGTTTTCAAGCTGAAGCCTGGGATATTTTGCAGTATCTTTTTAAGGTAAAAAAGATCAATGACCATATGTTGCATTTTGCTGCAGAGTTTTCAGGAAAAATCGATGTGGAACAATTGAAAACAGCCGTTAATCTTTCCGCCGACGTCTTTCCACTGATCGCATGCAGATTCACCGAGTCAGAAAGCCGTCCTTTATGGAAGGACGGCAGTTATACCGCAAAAGAAATAGTCACCTGTTCAGAAACTGATGAAACGGATAAAAGGGTCAATGATTTTATCTGTACAGAAATAGACGCTTTCGTTGGCCCTCAGGTAAAATTACAGGTAATTCGCAACGGAGATAATGACACTTTGGTTGTCTTGATGAATCACATGTTATGCGACGCCGCAGGTTTCAAAGATTATTTGTACTTATTGAGCGACATTTACTCAAATCTTGAAGAAAACCCTGATTATTGCGCACAGACGTCTGGCAGCCGCAGAATATGTCAGGTGTTTAAAGCTTTTTCCATGTACGACAAATTGAAAGTTATATCAAGCAAAAACAACATGTCCATTCATGATCCCGCTGCATTTGAACTTATTGGAGACCTGAAAAACCCTTTTATCGAGCAAAGGAAGATTCCGCACGATATGTTTTGCCAACTCAAAACATATGTGAAAAAGCATAACGCTACCGTAAATGATCTTTTCCTTTCGGCTTATATCCGTAGCCTTTATAAAAAATTTGGTTATGCCGTCACCATACCATGCACAGTGGATTTAAGGAAATACCTCGTTAGCCACAAAGCGGAAGGCATCTGCAACTTATGTACAAATCTTTCTTGCAATATTGGGCAGGAGATCGGCGCAGCGTTCGATCAGACGCTTGACAAAGTAAAGCAAGCTATGAACAGAGAAAAATCAAGCACTTCTTGTTTGAAAAGCATTACTTTGTTGGAAAAGGTTTTTGATATATTACCATACAAAATGGCAAAAAAAATTGTTGATAAAAGCTTTTCCAATGCACCGATTGCTTTTACCAACATTGGGGTACTTGAAAAATCACGCCTTACTTTCGGAAGATCCAAAATTGCTGAAGCCTATATGACCGGTTCTATCAAATATGCCCCATATTTTCAATTAGCTGTTTCAACTTTTGATGATGAGGCAACGTTAAGTGTCAATCTGTATGGAACACAGTCAGACCGAAATAAGGTTTCTCTCTTTCTAGACGGTATTGTTCACGAATTGCAAATTATCGTATAA
- a CDS encoding dienelactone hydrolase family protein gives MDRKSGNSNQVIIALHEIYGVNQFVKEQCQKFRKAGYDVFCPNMIDRPPFSYEESLEAYDFFTKNVGFEVYKIISNFVTQLKDKYDNVFIIGFSVGATIAWRCCENPLCSGIVACYGSRIRDYTDLNPTCPTLLLFAKEYTFDVHALISQLRDKQHLHIIEFDAEHGFIDSYSKHFNIQQSKRAEESITSFINECTK, from the coding sequence TTGGATAGAAAATCGGGAAACAGCAACCAGGTAATTATTGCACTTCATGAAATATATGGAGTTAATCAATTCGTAAAAGAGCAATGTCAAAAATTTCGGAAAGCCGGTTACGATGTTTTTTGTCCCAACATGATTGATAGGCCCCCGTTTTCATATGAAGAGTCCTTAGAAGCTTATGATTTTTTTACGAAGAACGTCGGGTTTGAAGTGTATAAAATAATTAGCAACTTTGTCACTCAACTAAAAGATAAATATGATAATGTATTTATTATCGGTTTTAGTGTAGGCGCAACTATTGCATGGAGATGCTGTGAAAATCCATTGTGTAGTGGGATTGTGGCTTGCTATGGCTCACGTATAAGGGACTATACTGATTTAAACCCTACCTGTCCAACGCTGTTACTATTTGCAAAGGAATATACTTTCGATGTGCATGCATTGATTTCCCAACTTAGAGATAAACAACATTTACATATCATTGAATTTGATGCTGAACATGGTTTTATAGATTCCTACTCTAAACATTTCAATATTCAGCAGTCAAAGCGTGCTGAAGAATCTATTACCAGCTTTATAAACGAATGTACAAAATGA
- a CDS encoding GIY-YIG nuclease family protein, with translation MKIVKAPKHYAYMLRCADGTIYCGYTTDLFRRTAVHNSGRGAKYTRSRLPVELVYEESFETKSEALKREGALKKLSHAKKISMLD, from the coding sequence ATGAAAATTGTGAAAGCCCCCAAACATTATGCATATATGCTGCGGTGCGCTGATGGTACAATTTACTGCGGCTACACAACCGACCTCTTCCGCCGCACTGCTGTGCACAACAGTGGCAGGGGTGCGAAATATACTCGTTCACGCCTGCCTGTCGAGCTTGTTTATGAAGAGAGCTTTGAGACAAAAAGCGAGGCTTTAAAACGTGAAGGAGCCTTGAAAAAGCTGTCCCATGCAAAAAAAATTTCGATGCTAGACTAA
- a CDS encoding GNAT family N-acetyltransferase — translation MNFEITDKINEKDKKIIFEGLLEYNLERIEDKHPKDLGIYLQDETGKKVAGLIGDTHGYWLSVKFLWVSEELRGQNIGSQILKQAEETAKERGCKYAFLDTFSFQAPTFYKKYGYKEVFVLEEYPVTGKRHYFTKTL, via the coding sequence ATGAATTTCGAAATAACTGATAAGATTAATGAAAAAGATAAGAAAATTATTTTTGAGGGTTTGTTGGAATATAATCTAGAAAGAATTGAAGATAAACATCCAAAGGATTTGGGTATATATCTTCAAGATGAAACAGGCAAAAAAGTTGCGGGGCTGATAGGCGACACACACGGTTATTGGCTGTCTGTAAAATTTTTGTGGGTAAGCGAAGAACTACGAGGACAGAATATTGGCAGTCAAATTTTAAAACAGGCAGAAGAAACGGCTAAAGAGCGAGGGTGTAAGTATGCATTTTTGGATACCTTTAGTTTTCAGGCGCCTACGTTTTATAAAAAGTACGGATACAAGGAAGTGTTTGTATTAGAAGAATATCCTGTTACAGGAAAACGTCATTACTTTACAAAAACTCTTTAA
- a CDS encoding PF20097 family protein produces the protein MMNCPNCNNEMQSGYLQTGNLIAFNKQRHKFSLNSKDPEDVMIARKTFSSNDFQGYICKNCGLVIFDYKNPITRF, from the coding sequence ATGATGAACTGTCCCAACTGCAATAATGAAATGCAATCAGGATATTTGCAAACAGGAAACCTCATTGCATTTAACAAACAAAGGCATAAATTTTCCTTAAACTCAAAAGACCCTGAAGATGTTATGATAGCAAGAAAAACTTTTTCTTCTAATGATTTTCAAGGGTATATCTGTAAAAATTGTGGACTTGTGATTTTTGATTATAAAAATCCGATAACACGATTTTAG
- a CDS encoding alanine racemase produces the protein MNAFGPFPVVRIVDIEAVVHNYQLFQQKVSKTNTICAAVLKANVHGAKMELIAPALYEVGCRHFFIEELCEGIQLRKFLPYRDAKIYAMAGLLDGEEAYFVRCRITPCLNCLEQIARWNKYCKVHGKNNAVIHLDTHMNRIGLLDDEVVQLSQHFSEFVSNFDVEFYMSHFYDIKGDDSAHCYEQLAVLRQYLKKLPKHPVSFACTDSTILLDNTTFNFDMVRIGIGLVGGAPNRAHPIDPSAKGAIEIYAKISQIKIVKKGQTIGYGGSYTAKRDMRIALAHIGYKDGYLRSLSEKDDTPVGAYMWLAGYPVHVVGKISLGITTIDVTDVPEKVLDQYHYVEVIGPNVDIKELADITGCYELLASLGRLNTKMSDYTLEEIESISET, from the coding sequence ATGAACGCGTTCGGACCATTCCCTGTTGTTCGAATCGTTGATATAGAGGCCGTGGTCCATAATTATCAGCTGTTTCAACAAAAAGTTAGCAAAACGAATACGATTTGCGCGGCTGTTTTAAAGGCAAATGTCCACGGAGCAAAAATGGAATTGATAGCTCCGGCACTGTATGAAGTAGGATGCAGACATTTTTTTATCGAAGAGCTTTGTGAAGGAATTCAGCTAAGAAAATTTCTCCCCTATCGGGATGCGAAAATTTATGCGATGGCCGGACTACTGGATGGAGAGGAAGCGTATTTCGTGCGCTGCCGCATAACGCCTTGCTTAAATTGCTTGGAGCAAATTGCGCGCTGGAATAAGTACTGCAAAGTTCACGGCAAAAACAATGCGGTGATCCATTTAGATACACACATGAACCGCATTGGTCTGCTAGACGACGAAGTTGTGCAATTAAGCCAACACTTCAGCGAATTTGTTTCAAATTTTGACGTAGAGTTCTATATGAGCCATTTTTATGACATCAAGGGCGATGATTCAGCCCATTGTTATGAACAGCTAGCTGTTTTGCGGCAATATTTGAAGAAACTTCCGAAGCATCCTGTCTCATTTGCCTGCACTGACAGTACAATTTTATTGGACAACACTACTTTTAACTTTGATATGGTGCGAATCGGAATTGGCTTGGTTGGCGGCGCCCCTAATAGAGCACATCCGATTGACCCGTCTGCGAAAGGCGCAATTGAAATCTATGCGAAAATATCCCAGATAAAGATAGTGAAAAAAGGACAGACCATTGGCTATGGCGGTTCGTATACAGCCAAGCGTGATATGCGGATTGCATTGGCACATATCGGATATAAGGACGGCTATTTACGATCATTGAGCGAAAAAGACGATACGCCCGTCGGTGCATATATGTGGCTGGCGGGATATCCTGTGCACGTAGTTGGTAAAATATCACTTGGCATAACCACGATTGATGTAACCGATGTGCCGGAAAAAGTCCTGGACCAATATCATTATGTAGAAGTGATCGGGCCAAATGTTGATATTAAAGAATTGGCTGATATCACGGGATGCTATGAACTTTTAGCATCACTTGGTCGGTTAAATACCAAAATGTCAGATTATACATTAGAAGAGATTGAAAGCATTTCAGAAACATAA
- a CDS encoding sigma-70 family RNA polymerase sigma factor, with product MTDIQFEDNIELILHGSKDGLKTIYDEYVKIVFSLVFCIMGHQQDAEDVTSDVFIKLWDKAETYHFGGKHKPWIMAIARNTAIDALRKENHIVAIDEMEEPEEEIQSSLESQICNKIPLENACSHLNPVELQIVTMHVLGDISFKDLSKIFQKPLGTVAWIYRKAINKLRRYDYD from the coding sequence ATGACAGACATACAATTCGAGGATAATATCGAACTAATTCTTCACGGCAGCAAGGATGGCCTAAAAACAATTTATGATGAATACGTCAAAATTGTATTTTCATTAGTGTTTTGCATTATGGGACACCAGCAAGATGCAGAGGATGTCACTTCGGATGTTTTTATCAAACTTTGGGATAAGGCCGAAACCTATCATTTTGGGGGTAAGCATAAGCCTTGGATTATGGCGATTGCACGCAACACAGCAATCGATGCACTGAGAAAGGAAAACCACATTGTTGCCATCGATGAGATGGAAGAACCGGAAGAAGAAATTCAATCCAGCTTGGAATCCCAAATTTGCAATAAGATCCCGTTAGAAAACGCATGCAGCCATCTCAATCCAGTGGAGCTGCAAATCGTTACAATGCATGTATTAGGAGATATTTCTTTTAAGGATTTGAGCAAAATCTTTCAAAAACCTCTTGGAACGGTTGCATGGATATACCGGAAAGCAATCAATAAACTTAGGAGGTATGATTATGATTAG
- a CDS encoding IS3 family transposase, producing the protein MGVLSIFSLILLDLNRNELTKDSLKLSLTKQYSILPSMSRAGTPLDNACAENFFEIIKTGCVYRQKIQTIEQAGKFIDDHVCFYNNERIQHKTKLASYQKRCQPAYFYEILRCAFLLPVYFSWSGSQFMTEPFFVVF; encoded by the coding sequence ATGGGTGTTTTAAGTATTTTTTCATTAATTCTATTAGATCTTAATAGGAATGAACTTACAAAAGACTCCTTGAAGCTAAGCCTGACTAAACAATATTCAATTCTACCCTCCATGTCAAGAGCTGGGACACCTTTGGACAATGCCTGCGCTGAAAACTTTTTTGAAATTATTAAAACTGGGTGTGTCTATCGACAGAAAATCCAAACCATTGAACAAGCCGGAAAATTTATTGATGATCATGTCTGTTTTTATAATAATGAACGTATTCAGCATAAAACAAAGCTGGCATCGTATCAAAAACGATGCCAGCCTGCGTATTTCTATGAAATTCTACGATGTGCTTTTCTGTTACCTGTCTATTTCTCATGGAGCGGTTCACAGTTTATGACTGAACCGTTTTTTGTTGTGTTTTGA
- a CDS encoding class II aldolase/adducin family protein: MMFLEEKKQIIIAGVKLDRYQLIALSGGNLSMRMPTGEILVTPSGMIYEDMEPDDVLVMDIDGKIIEGTRKPSSDTEAVLYIFKHRPDINAVIHTHQPYATAVGLIEKDTFRVNLTTLANAAGGNVPITPFSAAGSVDMGIDTVKYIGDSLAVILAHHGVMTIGKDLKQALYAAVYTEEAAKCYLAAAAVGPTKQMSEAQIQQAVDVFKFYGQDTATIPKELTKRLD, encoded by the coding sequence ATGATGTTTTTAGAAGAAAAAAAGCAAATCATTATAGCCGGTGTTAAACTCGACCGTTATCAGCTGATCGCACTTTCAGGCGGCAATCTTTCCATGAGAATGCCTACTGGCGAAATTCTTGTCACGCCCTCAGGTATGATTTATGAAGATATGGAACCCGATGATGTACTGGTTATGGACATTGACGGCAAAATCATTGAGGGAACCAGAAAACCCTCTTCCGACACCGAAGCAGTACTGTATATTTTCAAGCACCGCCCCGATATCAATGCAGTCATCCACACGCACCAGCCTTACGCCACCGCAGTTGGTCTGATTGAAAAAGACACCTTCCGTGTCAATTTGACTACATTGGCAAATGCAGCGGGCGGCAATGTGCCGATTACCCCGTTCTCCGCGGCAGGCTCGGTCGACATGGGGATTGACACCGTGAAATACATCGGTGACAGCCTTGCTGTTATCCTTGCGCACCACGGCGTCATGACCATTGGTAAGGACCTCAAGCAAGCGCTCTACGCCGCTGTTTATACAGAAGAGGCAGCAAAGTGCTACCTTGCCGCCGCTGCTGTCGGTCCGACCAAGCAGATGAGCGAGGCACAAATTCAGCAGGCAGTTGACGTGTTTAAATTCTACGGACAAGATACCGCAACAATTCCCAAGGAACTGACTAAGCGTCTGGACTGA
- a CDS encoding transketolase C-terminal domain-containing protein: MKIEVNTHEKNMIRFAAEHPEVYVMSADLGSSCEVKKFRTTYPDRYLTMGIAEQNMCSWAAGMAREGYRPFLHTFAVFLYRRILDQLEMSVAYPNLPVVFVGFVPGITTPGGVTHQSVNDVAVLRSVPNIAIFDIGDATEIEGVLDLAYNYNGPVYIRMLRKDVPRLFPANEPMQFNRARVLSEGTDVVVLSSSICTEEAMRATAVLKDKGMSIQHMHVSTLKPFTDPTIVEAISKSKYGVVTIENHMSIGGLGSAVADVIAENGLNKRLIKIGLTSYPHGASKMYLMKKYGIDAMHLVSAVENLTGKNLDIKEHDLEEVRFVDFLEV; encoded by the coding sequence ATGAAAATCGAAGTAAATACCCACGAGAAAAATATGATTCGCTTCGCGGCAGAGCATCCCGAAGTTTACGTTATGTCCGCCGACCTCGGTTCCTCCTGCGAAGTCAAAAAATTTAGAACAACCTATCCTGACCGTTACCTGACCATGGGTATTGCAGAGCAGAATATGTGTTCTTGGGCTGCAGGTATGGCACGTGAGGGCTATCGCCCTTTCCTGCACACCTTTGCGGTCTTCCTATACCGCCGTATTCTCGACCAGCTTGAGATGAGCGTTGCTTATCCAAATCTGCCGGTCGTATTTGTCGGCTTCGTTCCCGGCATCACTACCCCGGGCGGTGTTACCCATCAGTCGGTCAACGACGTTGCGGTTTTGCGCTCCGTTCCGAACATTGCAATCTTTGATATTGGTGACGCTACGGAAATTGAGGGCGTTTTGGACTTGGCGTACAACTATAACGGCCCCGTTTACATCCGTATGCTCCGCAAAGATGTTCCGCGCCTGTTTCCTGCAAATGAGCCTATGCAGTTCAACCGTGCGCGTGTTCTGTCCGAAGGTACCGATGTCGTCGTGCTGTCCTCCTCCATCTGCACCGAGGAAGCCATGCGTGCGACTGCAGTTCTGAAGGATAAGGGCATGTCCATCCAGCACATGCATGTTTCCACACTTAAGCCTTTCACCGATCCGACTATCGTCGAGGCAATTTCGAAGTCCAAGTACGGCGTTGTCACAATCGAGAATCACATGAGCATCGGCGGTTTGGGTTCTGCGGTCGCGGATGTGATTGCCGAGAACGGCCTAAACAAACGGCTGATCAAAATCGGCCTGACCAGCTATCCCCACGGCGCGTCCAAGATGTACCTCATGAAGAAGTACGGCATTGACGCAATGCATCTGGTATCTGCCGTCGAAAACCTGACCGGTAAGAATCTGGACATCAAAGAGCACGATTTGGAAGAAGTTCGTTTTGTTGATTTTCTTGAGGTCTAA
- a CDS encoding 1-deoxy-D-xylulose-5-phosphate synthase N-terminal domain-containing protein translates to MPEKNYSTEEIQSVATSIRKQILGIALKTGGCYLGQACSSAEIVASLYTKIMNLGPSVGNWEPIPFPGVPGPDNMDYQRGSSYNGAPAPDKDRFFVSCCHYASVIYCALAATGRISPDCMDKFNVDGWNMEMIGAEHSPGFENTAGSLGQTISIAAGTAHSRKIKGETGKVYCMLGDGELQEGQLWECIQAAGYYKLDNFIIVIDANGQQVEGAVEDQMTEEPMSERFEAFGAKCVTCNGHSIEELVSAAKTQHEGKPLVVICRTRGTTGVPPLEKRWPMLHFVRIGASEREAFQAVYDKM, encoded by the coding sequence ATGCCGGAAAAAAATTATTCCACCGAAGAAATTCAGAGCGTCGCTACCAGCATCCGCAAACAAATTCTTGGGATTGCGCTGAAGACAGGGGGGTGTTATCTGGGGCAGGCCTGTTCCTCTGCCGAAATTGTCGCCAGCCTGTACACAAAAATCATGAATCTCGGTCCCTCTGTTGGCAACTGGGAACCGATCCCGTTCCCGGGAGTTCCCGGTCCCGACAACATGGACTATCAGAGAGGTTCTTCCTATAACGGTGCGCCCGCGCCCGACAAGGATCGTTTCTTTGTTTCCTGCTGTCACTATGCATCTGTTATCTACTGTGCTCTCGCGGCTACCGGCCGTATCAGTCCAGATTGTATGGATAAGTTTAATGTTGATGGCTGGAATATGGAGATGATCGGGGCTGAACATTCTCCCGGATTTGAAAATACCGCAGGCTCCCTGGGGCAGACCATTTCAATCGCCGCAGGTACCGCGCATTCCCGCAAGATCAAGGGCGAAACCGGTAAGGTGTACTGCATGCTCGGCGACGGCGAGCTGCAGGAAGGTCAGCTTTGGGAATGTATACAGGCTGCGGGCTACTACAAGCTTGATAATTTCATTATCGTTATTGATGCGAACGGCCAGCAGGTCGAGGGTGCGGTTGAAGATCAGATGACTGAAGAACCGATGAGTGAGCGTTTTGAAGCTTTCGGCGCAAAATGCGTCACCTGCAACGGTCACTCAATCGAGGAACTGGTTTCGGCGGCAAAAACCCAGCATGAGGGAAAGCCCCTTGTTGTGATTTGCAGGACTCGCGGTACCACCGGTGTTCCACCGCTTGAAAAACGTTGGCCAATGCTCCACTTTGTCCGTATTGGCGCAAGCGAGCGCGAAGCGTTTCAGGCAGTTTACGATAAAATGTAA
- a CDS encoding zinc-binding dehydrogenase, which produces MKAVLKTKNGYDNMEYTDIPEPKAERDLVKIKVAYSGICGTDLHAFKGTYPSTKPPVVLGHEFSGIVTEIGPDVTKVKVGDRVTSETTFTTCGTCPYCNSRDYNLCGSRQGLGTQINGSMAEYLVSREESVHILPAKVSLLSAALIEPLACGVHASIEKGDVQPGEIIVVFGAGAIGLLLAQVAKARGATVILAGLTNDAERFNIAHTFGVDRTVDQMTENLKAIVMEMTNGIGAHKCFECSGAVPAANTALDIVRRKGKVIQMGVFPQAKESIATDLILHKEIEYIGSRSQKPSSWKKSIELLAAGTVVPEKIVTTIVSLEDWREGFEKMIRGEGAKGVICCDDTLQ; this is translated from the coding sequence ATGAAAGCAGTTTTAAAAACCAAGAATGGTTATGACAACATGGAGTATACCGATATTCCCGAACCAAAGGCAGAACGCGATCTCGTCAAGATCAAGGTGGCTTATTCAGGCATTTGCGGAACTGACCTGCATGCATTTAAAGGAACGTATCCGAGCACAAAGCCGCCTGTCGTACTGGGACATGAGTTTTCAGGCATCGTCACCGAAATCGGCCCCGATGTCACTAAGGTGAAGGTTGGCGACCGGGTCACGAGCGAGACTACGTTTACGACCTGCGGTACCTGCCCTTACTGCAACAGCCGTGATTACAATCTTTGCGGCAGCCGTCAGGGTCTTGGCACTCAGATCAACGGCTCGATGGCAGAATATCTTGTCAGCCGGGAGGAAAGCGTTCACATCCTGCCTGCAAAAGTAAGTTTGCTCAGTGCAGCACTGATAGAGCCGCTCGCCTGCGGCGTACATGCAAGTATTGAAAAAGGCGATGTGCAGCCGGGGGAAATCATTGTTGTATTCGGCGCCGGTGCGATCGGTTTGCTGCTCGCACAAGTTGCAAAGGCCCGCGGTGCAACGGTCATCCTTGCGGGGCTGACCAATGACGCGGAGCGTTTTAACATTGCACATACTTTCGGAGTTGACCGAACGGTCGACCAAATGACCGAGAATCTGAAGGCAATTGTCATGGAGATGACCAATGGTATCGGCGCACACAAATGTTTTGAGTGTTCGGGCGCTGTTCCGGCTGCAAATACAGCGTTAGACATTGTCCGCCGCAAAGGCAAGGTTATTCAGATGGGTGTATTCCCGCAGGCAAAAGAGAGTATCGCAACCGACCTGATTCTGCACAAAGAAATAGAATACATCGGTTCGCGCAGCCAGAAGCCCAGTTCCTGGAAAAAGTCGATTGAACTGCTTGCAGCGGGCACGGTCGTTCCCGAGAAGATTGTCACAACGATTGTTTCTTTGGAAGACTGGCGCGAAGGTTTTGAGAAAATGATTCGCGGCGAGGGTGCAAAGGGTGTCATCTGCTGTGACGATACGCTGCAATAA
- a CDS encoding sugar-binding domain-containing protein has translation MDARIDLLVYIAELYYQQGLSQQRISKMTNMSRPTISRLLNEAKETGVVEIVVHSPILKNPQLSYAIRTTFGLRDAIVIAGTYDYDKALHRSAEAAANFLNTVLENNQTLGISWGKPLQYLCDAMKPTNYYNLNVVQMAGCLGTGNPHFDGLELALEISKKLDGTYSNIYAPVYVDSELVYSYLIAEPQIETTLKRALTTDVIVTGIGSLQDPESTLEKAGYYNDKQRMELLSRGGVGHLLARMFDKDGNELNIPGRYTITAPLSAMQHAQWSIGISASAMKAEAVLGAIHGKYLNMLVIDETLAYRMLELAGAKADYLTSENP, from the coding sequence ATGGATGCACGCATTGATCTTCTGGTATACATTGCTGAACTGTACTATCAGCAAGGACTGAGCCAACAGAGAATCAGTAAAATGACGAATATGTCCCGCCCAACGATTTCTCGTTTGCTCAATGAAGCCAAGGAGACCGGTGTGGTTGAAATCGTCGTGCACAGCCCGATTCTAAAGAATCCGCAACTGTCCTATGCGATTCGAACGACCTTTGGGCTGCGTGATGCAATTGTCATTGCAGGCACATACGATTATGATAAGGCACTGCACCGTTCTGCTGAAGCTGCCGCCAATTTTCTAAACACCGTTCTCGAAAACAACCAGACGCTTGGTATTTCATGGGGGAAGCCGTTACAGTATCTATGCGATGCAATGAAGCCTACAAACTATTACAATCTGAACGTGGTGCAAATGGCCGGCTGCCTTGGTACGGGCAATCCGCATTTCGACGGGCTGGAACTGGCGCTCGAGATATCTAAAAAGCTTGACGGCACCTACTCGAATATTTATGCACCCGTCTATGTAGACAGCGAACTGGTCTATTCTTATTTGATTGCCGAACCTCAGATTGAGACAACCCTTAAGAGGGCGCTGACTACCGACGTGATCGTGACCGGCATCGGGTCGCTGCAGGATCCCGAATCCACCCTTGAAAAGGCGGGTTATTATAATGATAAACAGCGCATGGAACTTTTGAGCCGCGGCGGGGTTGGTCATCTGCTTGCCCGCATGTTCGACAAGGATGGCAACGAGTTGAATATTCCCGGCCGCTACACGATCACTGCACCGCTCAGTGCAATGCAGCATGCGCAATGGTCGATTGGCATTAGCGCATCCGCCATGAAAGCGGAGGCTGTACTTGGAGCGATACACGGCAAATACCTAAATATGCTTGTCATCGATGAGACGCTTGCGTACCGGATGCTTGAACTTGCCGGAGCAAAAGCCGATTATTTAACATCGGAAAATCCTTAA
- a CDS encoding HPr family phosphocarrier protein produces MFTRQFIIKNRTGLHARPAGQLATLCKSIPDDIRIIAGKDSINPKGILAILTAGLKMGTAITIEVEGATEQESGKKIITFLDGLTE; encoded by the coding sequence ATGTTTACTCGTCAATTTATCATCAAAAACAGAACCGGATTACACGCACGTCCTGCGGGGCAGCTCGCGACACTCTGCAAAAGCATCCCCGACGATATCCGTATCATTGCCGGCAAGGATTCTATCAATCCCAAAGGCATCCTCGCCATTCTGACCGCAGGCTTAAAGATGGGCACAGCCATTACAATTGAGGTCGAAGGCGCCACCGAACAGGAATCCGGCAAAAAGATCATCACATTTCTGGACGGACTGACTGAGTAA
- a CDS encoding PTS sugar transporter subunit IIA gives MELATYRELILCDVDAKDCADAIRQVGAKFLAAGFVKDTYIDAVVAREDIFPTGLQLENIAVAMPHTDSQHVNRPGVCIAQLKHPVTFGHMGDPDLKVEAELLFMMAIKDPDEQVETLKKVLSVFQHPDIVAAFRDAKNEEELFVSAQKYIG, from the coding sequence ATGGAATTAGCAACCTATCGTGAGTTAATACTATGTGATGTTGACGCAAAGGACTGTGCAGATGCAATCCGTCAGGTCGGTGCAAAATTTTTGGCAGCTGGATTTGTAAAGGACACTTATATTGATGCTGTTGTGGCCCGCGAGGACATATTCCCCACCGGTCTGCAGCTTGAAAATATTGCAGTCGCAATGCCGCATACCGATTCCCAGCACGTTAACCGCCCCGGTGTCTGTATCGCACAGCTGAAGCATCCTGTTACGTTTGGGCACATGGGCGACCCCGACCTTAAAGTCGAGGCTGAACTGCTCTTTATGATGGCGATTAAGGATCCGGACGAGCAGGTGGAGACGTTAAAAAAAGTACTGAGCGTTTTCCAACATCCGGACATCGTTGCTGCCTTTCGCGATGCAAAGAATGAAGAGGAGCTCTTTGTATCAGCGCAGAAATATATTGGATAA